Within the Miscanthus floridulus cultivar M001 chromosome 2, ASM1932011v1, whole genome shotgun sequence genome, the region TATAATGAATTGGGGGAGGTTCCGCTCCTGTTTTTTTCAGCTTCGCGTTCCCAAACACCTCCAGTTCTTGGAACTCTGCTCCAAGAAAAATGTAAAGCTAGGGGCCAATTCcaccttttttttttctggaGCACCTCAAACAGTATTCTAGTTTTTGGAGTTTTATACTCCCACACGGAGTTGAGGAATAATTACTCACATTTGCCACTCTCTAATGACCGGTTCCCCTCTCTTCAACTCCCGTACGGACGCCGCGAGAAAAAAGAACTTTTTCTTCTCTGCGCCGACCTCCTACGCTGGCTGGCCCTCTCCTGCCTCGGCCGGCCAGTGGCCAGGCACCGGGCCGCGCTGCAGTGCCTCCTGGTGGCCATGGCACCAATGGCCAAGCCCCTGGTTGTTACGCCTAGTGCTCCTGCAGGAGAATGGCCTGGTGTAGCTGCTGATCCGAAAAAGAAGGCTAAGTCAACCACTGCACTTGTTATTCAAGATGCAATCACAAAGATGTCTTATATATACTGCTACTTCTTTTATATCGAGTTATGGACTTTGTTAATTTTTCTATCATTTGTGGCCATGTTCTTGAAAAATCAGGACAGTGGAGATATTACCAAACCTTGGTACGTATGGTGTTGCACCCATAGCATTTGTCACAACAACCGCCTATTTCAACTAAAGGACATGGGCAGTGAGGACTGCTGGTCGAACAGACAGCGATCTCAATCAAAAACTGATCAAGTCAGGCAGAATGGGACACCGTCACACACTTGGTCGCATGATTGCACATGACCTACTTATACGCAACGAACAAAAATGTACAGATAAGAAACGACAACCTGGCCAAATGCGTGCTCAATAGATGTAGATATGCTTCAAACATGGAATACAAATTCAATACAAGTGGCAAACGATGTTCATTGGTACAGTAAATTTCAACCTCAAGTTGTAACACATCGTGCAAAACATGGTTTCCGAGAAACATGAAAGGCCTCGATGTTACAGCATGACAACAGCCACTACGAGACTGAAATCATGAAGTCATCTTTCACATGCTTTTGGAAGAGGCCTGTAACAGTTCAGTCTTCCTAGTGTGTACAAATGATCACATAATTCTAATTCTAGGCCTATTTATACAACAACAAAAATGTTGGAACAACCCACCAAAGGGTATAGAACTAGACATACAGCGCAGCTACAAAACAAAAACACAGCTCATCTTCCATGCGACAAAATATCATGACACCGAGCCTCACGCATGGATAAGACTGTCAATAAGGATCAATGAGAAAGATTGTTGCCAGTACCTTGTTTTATAGATCATAAAATAGATGTGACGCGGACAGAGTGGTCTGCAGACCCAGTGATGTACATTGGCAGTGTTGGATGCCAATCCACACTTGTGATAGATGAACTGTGCGGTAGTGTCCTCAATCCACTTTCATGGCCTTGTACCTGAAGGGATATGCAGATGAATCATTGGAACCCatttctgcaaaaaaaaaattaagtgGTGCAATCAGATATTGATGGAAACCTGATATATTGGGGCCCGGACCAAACCGGAGGTAACCAGCAGCCTCTTGCCATTTGAATCCAATGCTATTTCATGCATTCGTGTTTTAAAGCTCTCCGGATTGCAAAATCTGGTAATAGAAGCACAAGGAGAAATGAGCAACTTTCATAACAATTCACAAATGATAACCAAATGTAGGGTGTTCTCACCTGCTGCAATCTCTTGACCAAAAAATCTGACCTTGATTGTGCAAGCTCCATTCAAATATCTAAAGTCAATATAGTTGACATCGGATGAGATCATGCAAATTAATGGAACATTATTAAATTAAATATTTGTATAAAAGAATCCACATTAGTACAGAGGAAAAGATATAATAATATAAAACATGTCGCAACTTTAATTTTCTTTATAGCTGATAACTGGAGTATACTAACAAGATTATCTGACCATGAGGACCCAGGGAACTATAATCTGATGTGCAGACGATACATAATACTTAGTAGGGCCTCAGAAGCCCAAGTCCCCGCCATGAGAAAAGAAAAGATGTGTCAGCAAACTCCAAATAAAAGAGCATATTCAGATTCAACTGTATGTGTGGTGAATTGAGCATCATCCACGATCCGTTGAACCATCGTGTTCCCAGTGACCAGATCTACATCTATTTACAAAGCCCCAAGAGCTTCTGACTAGTTCAATTAGAACCCTTCAATGTATTTATAATAATATTTTAATTTAGTTTCAGTAGTATTTTTGGTTTCTTACTTTATCCTCGTAATACAGGGCAAATGCTTTTGTCATCTTCATGTTATTCCACTAGTACCTGTTGATAGTTGGTGTAGAGTACCTATTCGTTACTGTTGTTTTATTCCAGGCTTCCAGCAGTCAAGATACATGAAACAAAGATAGTATTTTGTTGATATTGTTGCCATGAGCATGATAGTTCAAACGGATAGCGAGTTGAAGGGTAGAGAAGTTAAGACACCATAAGACTTACAACACTAGGAAAATCACACTCTGAAGGGGCATTGAAGGGGTACACAACCATTTGCTATGGATCACACCATGCAATTCATTTAGGATACCAAATACCTCACTGCCATCTTTTTTATTACTCCTTGATCCCAAAAAAACATGTGTTTTGGGATTTTTCAGACAAATTAGTAGAGGAGAGAAATGACCCTAGTACTCCTATTTTGTTACAGATGATTTCCTTAAAAGGAGGATACCTCATGGTTAAGTTTCCTGATTAAATTGCGTTCCATGCAATCATGCAGAGATCCATGGGAGGCAACCAAAAGTAGCGCATATCAATTTTTTAATTTGGCGCATGCAGGAGTCGACGGAATTTTTCAGTGGGCCCAAAAGCGTGTACTAGAATCAGAGTGTCAAGTTTTTTGGGACAGATTTTCACTCCCACAACATCACGTTTTTTTGGGACAGGAGTACATCCATATGGCTAGTTGCATCAATGAACTAAAAGGGAAAAGGTGAAATGCTGTATACCTTTCCATCTGAGCCTAAACTGAAGATGCTAGTTTCTGCTGGCCCAAAAAGAACTGAGCTCACAGGGGAATCATGGGCAGGCCATCCTGTAATTTGAAGACCAGCAGACATGTCTACTTGCAGTCAAGGAAGATGTCAGCCACAAATAATCACCTGGgagtgtgtgtggtgtgtgtgtgggggggggggggggggggggggggggggatctcAGGCAAACAAAACAGAAGCAGGTTCTAGTATCGGTTGAGCAAAGTTCCAAGACCATCCACCAATAAACTCTCATTGGTAAACTGGCCTTCAGTATTTATGATTTCTAACTAGCTAAGCATTTTCAATTCTGGTTGAGGTCAGACTAGTGCAGCTGGATAGTggatcaacaataacaagatgTAAGTATGTCTTAAGAACAAAATACCAGTACAAAATAAGTAGAACTCTGCATCAATTAGGAAGAAACGACAGACTTGATAGGGATGGTAAAAGAATATCATAACAAAAGGATACCAAACATGTGAATCATTCCATCTGTAGCAGAAGCTGCCAAAATTTTTCCGTTGTGATTGAAGCAAAGAGAAGTAATAGCaggtggatcctcaccaagaggGAGGACAGTCTTCACAAtagaagaaaaaaaggaaaaaaaaactttagaAAAGATACTGGCTACAAAATCCACATATAAGTTCAAGAGAAGAGGATGAAAGCAAATGAACTTACCAATGGCTTCCATGTTTTCATATGCCACACGGTCAAGTTGGCAAAGCCTGTTCTCTCAAATGTAGTTGATCCATGCCTGAAAATAAGTATAATAAAACAATGCCACTATAGTTATGGACTTcttatcaagtacatgaagtatgaAATCTAAACAATACCGTCTTGATGCAGCTGCAGAGACAAACACAGGTTCAACAGGGCTGCATTTCAAATCTAAGATGCTGCAAGAAATAGAAAAGCTTTGTTAGCTAAACATTCTCAGCAAGGAACCAGCAGACTATAGATTATAACCTTGGAAAGTCTCTAGATGTACTCAGGTCGCAAACAACTCTCTTTGCATCAGCATTCCAAGCTTTAATTCCTCCATTAGCTGTGCCTATGAGCAGCTATGGTCAAGAGAAATGGGTGACAAAAACAAAAGTCTTAAACAAGTTTACTTTAACCAAATTTAGAGTAACAGAAAGATACTAGTGCCATACAATCCAATATAGACATACCAATCTGTCAGATCTGCATTCCCAAGAAAGTGCACTGACTTCAGACCCACAGTATATAGTAGCATTTCTGGATGATGGTGTTGATGAATCATATGTCCAAATCCTTTCGAAAGAATAAGATCAACGGGTCAAAATCCAGAACCTTGAGTTAGGTAGCCAATGTGAAGTTACTCAAATATAGCAAAATTACCTAACTGTACCATCGATTGATGAACTAGCAATATTTGACCCAGATGCAGAAAATCGACATCGGCTAATTGAACTGTTATGGCCTAAAAATGTTTCCTGTTAGCAAGTCTAATCAGTCATACAGGTGACTGCAAAAAGGGATAATATAATAGTGGAACAAACTGTAGCTTACCTGGAAATCCACTTTTACTTCAGGAAAATCTTCCTCAGTCACCAAAACCTGCTCATCCTCTGCAGCAAAAGAGAGGGTACCAAAGATATGGAGAACATGTACCATACATACAGTAAGCACAACAGAAGAAAAAATTGAAGAATATCAAATAGGAAAATATATTGGTTCACACATTAAAACAATCTAAACTACGGTAGCATTAGGCCATCTCCAGTGGCCCAGAAAACCAACCCAAATCAAGCCACTGGAGGAGTGGATGCAAAGGGTACTGAATATTTTTTTCGCAGGCTCATTATCTGTAGCCATGAGGAGGCAAAGGATGATTTTGTCCATTTGTTTAATGCTATTGTGGACCCATACTTGCAGTTAAGATCAGTTCAACAATAAACGTTATTTTGCTGACTCTTCATGGTCCTACGTGGTGGCGATGATTCCACTCATCACTGTAGATGCTCTTAGTATGCATGGTGATGAACAGGTGAAGGTAAAAGCACAACTATGGGTGTAATTGGTTGCCTGAACAACCCCTTATAAAGGCCGCCATAGTCCAATTAGTCCATGTTTGGTTACCTGCATAAGCCCATATGCAGGCTAGCACTATCCTCAAAGCAAGTTCAGCCTGCACCACACAATTCGGCCGAATCCTGCATATCCTGCTATGCGCCTATGCACCCCTCCCTCCCACACCGGCTCTGCAGCCCAAGGCCTAGTATGGCCACTTACGCAGGAAACCAATTACAAGTGTGATATTGTACAGCTTTATCCAGCCAAACCAAACAGCAAATTGCATAACCTTATCCAGGTTAAGGTTAAGGGTATGCTGCATAACCTCTAATGCAGTGCAATACCAATGCGAGGAACCAATCAGACTCTATCTTACTAGGTACCCTGCACAAAAATGTGGTAAATACTGATACAATAGCCATGAAAAAAGTAAGTACCAACCTGTATGGCTGATCTCAGAAGATTCATGGAATTTCCCACCTCTTGTATAAGATTTCACTGAACTTGAGGACCGAGAATCAAAACCCTGTATCATGCTACTTGAGGCCGAGGATTCTTCATAGTTTTCTGATATCTCTTCATGAGGGGAACCAGCTGTGCTAGTACCAACTACATTCTTGTTTCCATAACCAGCACTATTATAGTTCCTGCATTTATAAGGTGAGACATGttttaaggatgcatgcatgcgtTTGTTTGTGTACATGCGATGAGGTTAGAAGTTAGCACTCACAATCTAACCAAGCTTAACATTAATAGCAGACAGAGACCTATAGGAAAGTTAATGTTAGAATACTTTATGAATATAATTCAGTTAACGAAATGGAACCTAATAAACTAACTGTTAATTTGTGGaacgcctatgttgtctcaacatagcaggtcccaagccctggtaaaggaggagggttgtgttaggcgtggcgagccaacgttaaatctagccattctaatggagatgaaacccgaaagaaaatcgttggggcgtaaccctcttagcgacgcgccatattggaacccgggtatggtgttaaatgagcaagggccgggtcgtcacccctgtgacgcgccgtgtcgcgatctgggcacggtgtcaagtgatcaaggatcgggtcgtcgcatccttagcgGCGCGCTACATCaacgcccgggtgtagtgaaaaatgagcaagggtcttcacatctgatttgacgggtgcgaagggtaaggaagctagtcgaaccaactaggatctatTTAagcagttggaatgtagggtcgcttacaggtaagttaagagaattagttgataccgcgactaggaggcgtgtaaatatattatgcgttcaagagactaaatggaagggtcagaaggcgaaggaggtggacaatacaggtttcaagctttggtacacagggacagttgcgaatagaaatggagtaggagttttgattgataagagcctcaagaatagtgtggtgggagtgagaaggcaaggagataggattatcttagtcaagcttgtcattggtgatatggtcttgaacgtaattagtgcgtatgccccccaaataggcctcgacgagagtgctaagagacagttctgggaagacttagatggcttgattagagctgtacccaatagtgagaagctttttataggaagagatcttaatgggcatgtaggtactacaagcgcaggtttcgaagcagttcatggaggttttgggtatggtagtaggaatcaggagggggagaaaATTCTAGACTTCGCAGTAGCTTTTGActtgatgatagctaacactttctttagaaaaagagaatctcatctagtgaccttcagtagcggacaacactctagcctgACTtgtgtcctcacaagaagaaaagACAAACGAGCAtgtttgggttgcaaggtgataccagggaagtatgttgtttctcaacataagcttctggtggcagactttcgttttcaggtgtgtGCCCGTagagataaacaagctaagattgaaagaacaaaatggtggaaactgaaaggggagacgtcagaggtatttagggaaagggttatcaaagagggctcttggaaggaagaagaggacataaacaacatgtgggagaagatggcaaccaacatttggaaggtggcctcagagatgtgtggagtaaccaaaggaagtggaggcgaggctaaagatacttggtggtggaacgaggaagtccaaagggctattaaggagaagaaagagtgctatagacgcttgtaccatgacaggagtgtgaacaacatagagaagtacaaggtgacaaagaagactgcaaagtgagctgtaagtgtggtaaagggtagagcgtacgaggatctttaccaacgtttgagtacgaaggaaggagataAGGACATTTATAGAAtgactagggttcgtgagagaaagacaagggacttcaaccaagttaagtgcattaaggatgaaagggagcatctcttggtgaaggaggatgagatccgacatcgatggcaagagtattttgacaaattgttcaatggtaagaatacggacacaacctttcagttggatgactcttttgatgacaccaataggcgctttgtgcggagaatccaagaatctgaggtcagagaggcgttgaaaaggatgaaaggaggtaaggcgatgggaccagatggtatcccaatcgaggtgtgaagATGCCTCGggaacatagctatagtatggctaaccaagctgttcaaccctatttttcgatcgaacaaaatgtctgatgagtggaggagaagtatattcgtaccgatctacaagaataaaggggatattcaaagttgtactaattatcagggaattaagttgatgagtcatactatgaagctatgggagagagttatcgagcatcgattgagagcaataacgcaggtctctatgaaccaatttggtttcatgcccggaaggtcaaccatggaagccattttcttaataagacaagttatggagcggaatagggagaagaagaaggacctacacatggtttttattgagttggagaaggcttatgataaaataccaagaaatgttatgtggtgggctttggacaaacataaagtcccaacgaagtacgtcaggctcattaaggacatgtacaacaatgttgtgactagagttagaacaagtgatggagacacggatgacttcccgattaggataggactacatcaagggtcagctttgagcccttatttgtttgccttagtgatggatgaggtcacaagggacatacaaggggacatcccttggtgtatgtttttCACAGACGATGTAGtgttagttgatgaaagccgaacagaagtgaatcagaaactggagttatggcggaagactttggaggccaaaggttttagactcagtactaaaactaagtatatgagatgtgacttcggcactactattcgggaggaggaagatattagtttggaaggtcaagtagtgcctaggaaggatatctttcgatatttaggatctatgctacagagagacggggatattgatgaagatgttagagacggcgattagacctgctatgttgtatggtgcagaatgttggcctacgaaaagacgacatgttcaacagataagtgtcgtggaaatgcgtatgttgcgttggatttgcggtcatacaagaagggatcgagttcggaacgatgatatacgtgatagattaggggtagcaccaattgaaaaaAAAGCTtctccaacaccggttgagatggtttggacatgtccaacggagacctccagaggcaccggtgcgtagtggaatcctaagccaggatagtaacatgaacagaggcagaggaagactgaagttgacttgggtagaggcaataaaaggagacttgaaaggatggaatatacccaaagacttagccttagataggagtgcttggaagacagctattcacgtggctgaaccttgattgcttctgctgggtttcaactctagcctaccctaacttgtttgggacttaaaggctttattgttgttgttgttgttgttgttgttgtaataggCAAAAAATTAACTTTGCATGCAAGAGAGATGAGAGAATAACGAATAACTTTACCTCCTCAACTGAGAGATTTCATCTTCCTTCGCCTCTAAGGACGCTTGTAGCTCTGCCAATTTATTGTTCAGTTGCTTTATGTCATTCTTGAGGGATTTGATGGTATTCTTTTCACTACTAATTCTCATAAGAGCTGGGATCCGTGGAAAAGTTAAGGACAAACAGTGTAGCAGCAAATAACAATATGTACGGCAAAGTAAAATTTTAATAGAAACAATAGCATTCACAAACATTGAGTTCTATCACAGTGATGATCAGCTAGGGAGGGGATAAGATTATAAATCAGTCAATAGGAAAGAAGATATTGTAACATGTTAGAAAACATCCCACTAGAGATACAACAAAGAATATACTATGGAAGGATATGAGTATCATTGAATATCCCGCTCAAAAAATTCCTAAATGAGAGAACCAAAGTATCCAGCCACTCTTTGGAGAAATATACACGGAACTGCGGATCCAAGCTTGGGTTCTTAATATATGGAATAGCTGCATAATGTTATTGAGATTGACAAAGCATGAGAATAATGCATAAGGAATGTAGGAAAAATAAGGCAAAGAACACGCACCAAACCATGCCAGCCAATCTCCACGCTTTTGCATTAGATAATTGCCATTTTCACCAAAGAATTCAATTACTTTGTCTTGTCTTCCAGATTTCAAAGCATTAATAACATAGTACCTTAATGCTGACAGCTCCAACTTAACAAGGGTTGAGAACAGCTCTGTGTCCCCAGGTGACATGAAACACTGCTTGAAAAAGGCAAACAGGCCGACCAACCTGTCCAGTTGGTACTTCGGTATATACTCTGAGAACACCAAATCCACGATCTTATCTGCTTGAAAGTTCCTGCCAATCTCAGTAGACAACTCTGACTCATACGCTTGCAGCGTACTTGTGAAACCCCTGAAAACTAGAAACTCCCTCACGAGCTCCTCAGCATAACGCATATTCTCCATCGTAGTCCAGTGTGTTACTGAAAGtgttaaaaatgaaaagttatAAGCAGACCAACTATAGACGATAGCTGAAAGAGGAAAAACGCACGAGTGATAGTGTGACGTCATGAAACAAAAATGTGTCTCGTACCCAGTGACAATTGAGATCCCAAACAAGTTTCAGTTAATTAGTTAACTTCAGCTTCACTTCCTAGTTCCTACCACTGAAGGATTTCATTTCGAAACAATGTCATCAAAAATTCGCATTTCCCAGCACTTCTCCCAGGGCAGGGGCATGTCCACCCGATAATTTTTTGCGAAACAATCGAAGATCGTAGGCATCATACATGCATATACACTTGTagttagatcagatccgaatacaaatagtaagttagggtttgggtgcttggtttcgcacagcag harbors:
- the LOC136525257 gene encoding uncharacterized protein, which gives rise to MENMRYAEELVREFLVFRGFTSTLQAYESELSTEIGRNFQADKIVDLVFSEYIPKYQLDRLVGLFAFFKQCFMSPGDTELFSTLVKLELSALRYYVINALKSGRQDKVIEFFGENGNYLMQKRGDWLAWFAIPYIKNPSLDPQFRVYFSKEWLDTLVLSFRNFLSGIFNDTRIPALMRISSEKNTIKSLKNDIKQLNNKLAELQASLEAKEDEISQLRRNYNSAGYGNKNVVGTSTAGSPHEEISENYEESSASSSMIQGFDSRSSSSVKSYTRGGKFHESSEISHTEDEQVLVTEEDFPEVKVDFQETFLGHNSSISRCRFSASGSNIASSSIDGTVRIWTYDSSTPSSRNATIYCGSEVSALSWECRSDRLLLIGTANGGIKAWNADAKRVVCDLSTSRDFPSILDLKCSPVEPVFVSAAASRRHGSTTFERTGFANLTVWHMKTWKPLTVLPLGEDPPAITSLCFNHNGKILAASATDGMIHMFDMSAGLQITGWPAHDSPVSSVLFGPAETSIFSLGSDGKIFEWSLHNQGQIFWSRDCSRFCNPESFKTRMHEIALDSNGKRLLVTSGLVRAPIYQVQGHESGLRTLPHSSSITSVDWHPTLPMYITGSADHSVRVTSIL